The following proteins are co-located in the Mus pahari chromosome 14, PAHARI_EIJ_v1.1, whole genome shotgun sequence genome:
- the Smim23 gene encoding small integral membrane protein 23 yields MTIQKTGSRGQEAAEALEQRRGSHHCDDRKQTLLALLILVLYLGTGLSGSNWEVSGQTKDCNHFQNPVTPQGFDYQTKEPAEEPLRTLRKWLKTNLHGFLEKLEKEVRELEQLVRDLEFWLDALLGELHPEGPCFTSKVICEGQGLGPGEQKRR; encoded by the exons ATGACAATCCAGAAGACGGGTAGCAGAGGCCAGGAGGCTGCTGAGGCACTTGAACAGAGAAGGGGCAGCCACCACTGTGATGACAGGAAGCAG ACGCTGTTGGCACTGCTCATCTTGGTGCTCTACCTGGGTACAGGGTTATCAG GAAGCAACTGGGAGGTATCAGGACAGACCAAGGACTGCAACCACTTTCAGAATCCTGTGACACCCCAG GGCTTTGACTATCAGACCAAGGAACCTGCTGAAGAGCCATTGAGGACCCTCAGGAAGTGGCTGAAGACAAACTTGCATGGCTTTttggagaagctagagaaggAGGTCAGAGAGCTGGAGCAGCTGGTGCGGGACCTGGAATTCTGGCTCGATGCGCTTCTGGGAGAGCTGCACCCAGAGGGTCCCTGCTTCACCTCGAAGGTCATTTGTGAAGGGCAGGGGCTGGGACCTGGGGAGCAGAAGAGGAGGTGA